The Shewanella sp. KX20019 genome window below encodes:
- a CDS encoding LysR family transcriptional regulator → MKKITELDVFCLVVFKTLYENGQANTTAKELQVSAPKISRCLTALRMAFNDELFYRRQHGLKPTPLAEQLYEPVCRFYQSIAHIEQVTSKVADPTLLPTLDIAVTQNIMISFAVAISQHLDKDAIGNIRLHCWDPSSTELIHNGELDLGISFDTSHSVDLNSELIGSLDAVYLAGRREHPIWQKLPDITLEHIAYHPFLYLESKGFNDRIDPLELYCRNARIPLENIDKVSTREEWVCHLLTMGSLAFTPAIEADISNEISALRTEVLPCEQVQLLHGQMMAPQYYLIEKNEKNRRYTPARKALLLETIAELLVAK, encoded by the coding sequence TTGAAGAAAATAACTGAGTTAGATGTTTTTTGCCTAGTGGTATTTAAAACACTTTACGAGAATGGTCAGGCCAATACCACCGCAAAAGAGCTGCAAGTATCGGCACCGAAAATTAGCCGTTGCCTTACCGCGCTGAGAATGGCTTTTAACGATGAACTATTTTATCGCCGTCAGCATGGGCTTAAGCCCACCCCTTTGGCTGAACAGTTATATGAACCAGTTTGCCGCTTTTATCAGTCGATAGCTCATATTGAACAGGTAACATCCAAGGTGGCCGACCCTACGCTATTACCCACCTTAGATATCGCCGTGACCCAAAATATAATGATTAGCTTCGCGGTAGCGATAAGCCAGCATCTAGACAAAGACGCGATAGGTAATATTCGTCTGCATTGCTGGGATCCATCATCGACTGAATTGATCCACAATGGTGAGTTAGATCTTGGCATCTCTTTTGACACCTCACATAGTGTCGATCTGAATAGTGAGCTCATAGGTTCACTTGATGCTGTTTACCTTGCTGGACGCAGAGAGCATCCCATCTGGCAAAAACTGCCCGATATCACCTTGGAACATATTGCTTATCATCCATTTTTATACCTCGAAAGTAAGGGGTTTAACGATAGGATCGACCCCTTAGAACTCTACTGTCGTAATGCTAGGATCCCACTGGAGAACATCGACAAGGTAAGCACCAGAGAGGAGTGGGTTTGTCATCTGCTGACGATGGGGAGCTTGGCTTTTACACCTGCGATAGAGGCTGATATCAGCAATGAAATTTCAGCGCTAAGGACAGAAGTTTTACCCTGTGAACAGGTACAGCTATTACATGGGCAAATGATGGCGCCACAATATTATCTAATTGAAAAAAATGAAAAAAATAGGCGGTACACCCCAGCTAGAAAGGCGCTATTACTGGAAACAATCGCTGAGCTGTTAGTCGCTAAGTAG
- a CDS encoding multiheme c-type cytochrome — protein MRTHKKSLLAAALIAAIGLAGCSDGDDGQDGAPGAPGTPGTPGEPGGSPVVETSEVTNVEFISHMVEEGKVTIEFEITNEDGNLVNGLSDASVYLAMNTERGIQRSRDGEVGGKVTVGGDEPTEGATLTMLDDGHYELVAPIASVQADSEVLTRLQVGDGETIADSPYIIVNKPENIHTSTTETCYSCHVDYATSDIKHAKFVALNTAGEVDFVGSCMVCHNNVARGQDETGEYDETGGYAKNTMQKLGHINHQKFEKDFTPTNCYSCHAEPVINTSIAGNGCSDCHTSDASAAAIVQATGDFDAREFHAKSSLIGLVEREETRASHTTTTSAPYWDADASWEDTTTGAVCTDLKLYEVLDGVETQLNIGEMYAVHTLTYAGAYIHGYDSEKNTVVGRAISRGSEQYIERADGTRSICFPGLVAGFESSNLNASTRVTFGLGEEDSTLAGYTGVSITGYSEVVSTDYYDIDLSTTVPNFSSEGTYDRRHAVTADSCTTCHNNGTNYHKNGGYSDGGKACVACHNNGQDRNAKSSAPGFGPMVHSMHWGIGNALSGAKVDEETGENLVNSAASLNADNCVSCHADGVSLADVPNQYMLSRAYNEGTTGVMTSPITANCFACHNSDQALNHMEQNGGELNIPNNVDWFTEGTSESCATCHDTGKSFGIDMFHNFDRVQ, from the coding sequence ATGAGAACACATAAGAAGTCTTTATTGGCGGCGGCATTAATTGCTGCTATTGGTTTAGCCGGTTGTAGTGATGGTGATGATGGTCAAGATGGCGCACCAGGTGCTCCAGGAACACCTGGTACGCCAGGTGAACCTGGTGGCTCACCAGTAGTAGAAACATCTGAAGTAACCAATGTTGAATTTATTTCGCATATGGTTGAAGAAGGTAAGGTTACGATTGAGTTTGAAATCACTAACGAAGACGGTAATTTAGTTAACGGTTTATCGGATGCGTCTGTTTACCTAGCTATGAATACCGAAAGAGGTATTCAGCGCTCTCGTGATGGTGAAGTGGGTGGCAAAGTCACAGTAGGTGGTGATGAGCCTACCGAAGGCGCTACATTAACGATGCTTGATGACGGTCATTATGAGCTCGTTGCGCCAATTGCATCAGTTCAAGCTGACTCAGAAGTATTAACCCGTTTACAAGTGGGTGATGGCGAAACGATTGCTGACTCTCCATATATTATTGTGAACAAGCCTGAAAATATTCATACCTCAACGACTGAAACCTGTTATTCATGTCACGTGGATTATGCTACTTCAGATATTAAGCATGCGAAATTTGTTGCATTAAACACTGCTGGCGAAGTCGATTTCGTTGGAAGTTGCATGGTGTGTCATAACAATGTTGCCCGTGGTCAAGATGAGACTGGCGAGTATGACGAAACAGGTGGCTATGCTAAAAATACCATGCAAAAGCTGGGTCATATTAATCACCAGAAATTTGAAAAAGACTTCACTCCAACTAACTGTTATAGCTGCCACGCAGAGCCTGTGATCAATACTAGCATTGCTGGCAATGGTTGTAGTGACTGTCACACATCAGATGCTTCTGCTGCAGCGATTGTTCAGGCAACAGGTGATTTTGATGCACGTGAGTTCCATGCTAAATCATCATTAATAGGTTTAGTTGAACGTGAAGAGACGCGCGCTTCCCATACAACCACGACAAGCGCTCCATATTGGGATGCTGATGCCTCATGGGAGGATACAACGACGGGTGCAGTGTGTACCGATTTGAAACTGTATGAAGTTCTGGATGGGGTGGAAACACAGCTTAACATAGGTGAGATGTATGCCGTGCATACTCTGACTTACGCAGGAGCTTATATTCATGGTTATGATAGTGAGAAAAATACTGTCGTAGGCCGTGCAATAAGTAGAGGTTCTGAGCAGTACATCGAACGTGCAGACGGTACTCGATCTATCTGTTTCCCTGGACTAGTAGCTGGCTTTGAAAGCTCAAACTTGAATGCGAGTACCCGAGTTACATTCGGTTTAGGTGAGGAAGATAGTACTCTTGCTGGATATACTGGTGTCTCTATTACAGGTTATTCCGAAGTTGTCTCCACCGATTACTATGATATTGACCTCTCGACCACAGTCCCTAACTTTAGCAGCGAAGGGACGTATGATCGTCGTCATGCCGTAACGGCTGACAGCTGTACCACTTGTCACAATAACGGGACTAATTACCATAAAAATGGTGGCTATAGTGATGGTGGTAAAGCCTGTGTAGCTTGTCATAACAATGGCCAAGATCGTAATGCGAAAAGCTCTGCACCAGGCTTTGGCCCTATGGTCCACAGCATGCACTGGGGTATTGGTAATGCGCTTTCAGGTGCTAAAGTCGACGAAGAGACAGGTGAAAACCTAGTTAACTCAGCAGCTAGCTTGAATGCTGATAACTGCGTATCTTGTCACGCTGATGGTGTCAGTTTAGCGGATGTACCTAATCAATATATGCTTTCAAGAGCTTATAACGAAGGTACTACTGGCGTGATGACTAGCCCTATCACGGCTAACTGTTTTGCTTGCCATAATTCAGACCAAGCACTGAATCATATGGAGCAAAATGGTGGTGAGCTAAACATTCCGAACAATGTTGATTGGTTTACCGAAGGGACTTCTGAGTCTTGTGCAACCTGTCATGATACTGGTAAGTCGTTCGGTATCGATATGTTCCATAATTTTGACCGAGTGCAGTAA
- a CDS encoding acetate uptake transporter: protein MSTQLTNTLANPAPLGLMGFGMTTVLLNIHNAGFFPIDSMILAMGIFYGGIGQVLVGMMCFKRGDTFGTTAFTSYGLFWLTLVGLIVMPKMGLAASPAGFMGWYLSLWGIFTGFMFIGSMRYPLAKQIVFGSLTVLFFLLAARDFTGSELIGTIAGFEGIFCGLSAIYFAMAQVLNAEYGRVILPVGKVRFAASMPKAADTTASLKAA from the coding sequence ATGTCTACACAGCTTACAAACACTCTCGCAAATCCAGCTCCACTTGGCTTAATGGGATTCGGTATGACTACCGTTTTGCTTAACATCCACAACGCGGGCTTTTTCCCGATAGATTCAATGATCCTCGCGATGGGCATCTTTTATGGCGGTATCGGTCAAGTATTAGTAGGCATGATGTGTTTCAAGCGTGGCGACACTTTTGGTACCACGGCATTTACCTCTTATGGCTTGTTTTGGTTAACCTTGGTTGGGCTTATAGTGATGCCTAAAATGGGGTTAGCAGCCAGTCCAGCTGGGTTTATGGGGTGGTACTTATCGCTGTGGGGGATCTTCACTGGCTTTATGTTCATCGGTTCAATGCGCTATCCGCTGGCGAAGCAGATTGTATTTGGTTCACTGACGGTACTGTTCTTCCTGTTGGCAGCAAGAGATTTTACTGGTAGCGAACTTATTGGCACTATTGCTGGTTTTGAAGGTATTTTCTGTGGTTTGAGCGCTATCTATTTCGCCATGGCTCAAGTGCTTAACGCTGAATATGGCCGGGTAATTTTACCGGTAGGTAAGGTTAGGTTTGCCGCAAGTATGCCTAAAGCTGCCGACACTACAGCATCATTAAAAGCTGCATAA
- a CDS encoding pseudouridine synthase codes for MESKRARLDRFISAKTNINRKHVRLLLAQGLVEVDGQVARDIDQIIDEFSHICCEGKVLQANTASYVMLHKPVGVVSATIDDKHKTVIDLLSRADKQQLHIVGRLDLNTSGLLLLTNDGRWSKRLMSPEHKVAKLYRVTLKNPIDASYIKAFFDGMYFEFEDITTAPVKLEIVDSHTALVTLMEGRYHQIKRMFGRFRNPVIGLHRISVGTIVLDPQLALGQSRDLTAIEIAS; via the coding sequence GTGGAATCTAAACGAGCGCGGTTAGATCGGTTTATTAGTGCCAAAACCAACATCAATCGTAAGCATGTGAGACTGCTGCTGGCGCAGGGGCTTGTTGAAGTTGATGGCCAAGTGGCGCGAGATATTGATCAGATCATCGATGAGTTCTCACATATCTGTTGTGAGGGAAAAGTGTTGCAAGCCAATACTGCAAGCTATGTGATGCTGCATAAGCCTGTGGGTGTGGTTAGTGCCACCATTGATGACAAGCATAAGACGGTGATCGACCTACTCAGCCGCGCCGATAAACAGCAGCTACATATTGTCGGTCGTTTAGATCTCAATACCTCTGGCTTATTGCTGTTAACTAACGACGGGCGCTGGTCGAAGCGGTTAATGTCTCCGGAGCATAAAGTGGCAAAACTATATCGGGTGACGCTAAAGAACCCTATCGATGCCTCATACATAAAAGCGTTCTTCGATGGCATGTATTTTGAGTTTGAAGATATCACCACCGCCCCCGTCAAACTGGAGATTGTTGATAGTCACACGGCATTAGTCACCTTGATGGAGGGGCGCTATCATCAAATAAAACGCATGTTCGGCCGTTTTCGTAATCCAGTCATTGGCTTGCACCGTATTTCCGTCGGCACTATTGTGCTCGATCCTCAATTAGCGCTAGGGCAAAGTCGCGATTTAACCGCTATAGAAATAGCTAGCTAG